A single window of Sphaerodactylus townsendi isolate TG3544 linkage group LG03, MPM_Stown_v2.3, whole genome shotgun sequence DNA harbors:
- the GRM2 gene encoding metabotropic glutamate receptor 2 isoform X2 encodes MALNTSVPTDPTPSMMMYPRLSQGLLGAPTVMSPFRTIRLNSFISATQLEVANLLRLFQIPQISYASTSAKLSDKSRYDYFARTVPPDFFQAKAMSEILRFFNWTYVSTVASEGDYGETGIEAFEQQARARNICIATSEKVGRSMHKNTFDGVIKALLQKPSARVVVLFTRSEDARELLAAAHRINVSFTWVASDGWGALESVVAGSESIAEGAITIELASYPVQEFAVYFRNLDPYNNSRNPWFREFWEHKFQCSFHNQNCSHHSLKTSKFEQESKIMFVVNAVYAMAHALHNMYQALCPNATKLCDSMKPVNGKKFYKEFMLNVTFDAPFRPPLDTKSTVRFDHCGDGIGRYNIFNYHKVNGRYRYQKVGYWAEGLTLNTSLIPWVKTSIPVSQCSDPCKKNEMKSMQPGDMCCWICIPCQPYEYLLDELSCRDCGLGYWPNETLNGCYELPQEYIRWKDVWAIGPVTISCLGFISTLFVFGVFVKNNDTPIVKASGRELCYILLSGVLMCYSMTFIFIAKPSTVVCTLRRLGLGTSFAVCYSALLTKTNRIARIFSGVKEGVQRPRFISPTSQVVICLALISCQLIIVIIWLMVETPGTRKETESDKRYIVILRCNNRDSSMLISLTYNVLLIVLCTVYAFKTRKCPENFNEAKFIGFTMYTTCIIWLAFLPIFYVTSSDYRVQTTTMCISVSLSGTVVLGCLFTPKLHIILFQPQKNVVSHRVSTNRFSVTAASSSHGSSSQYVPTVCNGREVVDSTTSSL; translated from the exons GACCATCCGACTTAATTCCTTCATCAGTGCAACCCAGCTTGAG GTGGCTAACCTCTTGCGGCTATTCCAGATCCCCCAGATCAGCTATGCCTCCACCAGTGCCAAACTCAGTGACAAATCTCGCTACGATTACTTCGCTCGCACGGTACCCCCAGACTTCTTCCAGGCCAAGGCTATGTCTGAGATCCTACGCTTCTTCAACTGGACCTATGTTTCCACAGTAGCCTCAGAAGGTGACTACGGTGAAACAGGCATTGAAGCTTTTGAGCAACAAGCTCGAGCCCGCAACATTTGCATTGCCACCTCAGAGAAAGTGGGACGCTCCATGCACAAGAACACTTTTGATGGAGTGATCAAGGCGCTGCTGCAGAAGCCCAGTGCTAGGGTGGTGGTATTGTTCACCCGAAGTGAAGATGCGCGGGAGCTGTTGGCAGCTGCCCATAGGATCAATGTGTCCTTTACATGGGTGGCTAGTGATGGCTGGGGTGCCCTGGAGAGTGTGGTGGCTGGGAGCGAGTCCATAGCTGAAGGAGCAATCACTATTGAACTGGCATCCTACCCAGTACAGGAATTTGCTGTGTACTTTCGGAACCTTGACCCTTACAACAACAGTAGGAATCCCTGGTTCCGGGAGTTCTGGGAACATAAATTCCAATGCAGCTTTCACAACCAAAACTGCAGTCACCATTCCCTGAAGACCAGCAAATTTGAGCAGGAATCCAAGATCATGTTTGTAGTCAATGCAGTCTATGCTATGGCCCATGCTCTTCATAACATGTACCAGGCACTATGTCCTAATGCCACCAAGCTCTGTGATTCCATGAAGCCAGTGAATGGCAAAAAGTTCTACAAGGAATTCATGCTCAATGTTACATTTGATG CTCCATTCCGACCACCATTAGACACCAAAAGCACTGTTCGATTTGACCACTGCGGGGACGGGATTGGCCGTTACAACATCTTCAACTACCACAAAGTTAATGGGAGGTATCGCTATCAGAAAGTGGGTTACTGGGCAGAAGGGCTCACCCTAAACACCTCCCTCATCCCATGGGTAAAGACCTCAATTCCTGTTTCCCAGTGCAGTGACCCCTGCAAGAAGAATGAAATGAAGAGCATGCAACCAGGGGACATGTGCTGCTGGATATGCATTCCTTGCCAGCCTTATGAATATCTTCTGGATGAATTATCTTGCAGGGACTGTGGTCTTGGGTACTGGCCTAATGAGACATTAAATGGATGTTATGAGCTACCCCAAGAATACATCCGCTGGAAAGATGTCTGGGCTATTGGACCAGTCACCATTTCTTGCCTAGGTTTCATCTCCACACTGTTTGTTTTTGGGGTCTTTGTTAAAAATAATGACACTCCCATTGTGAAAGCCTCTGGTCGTGAACTTTGCTACATCCTTCTCTCGGGAGTGTTAATGTGCTACAGCATGACGTTCATCTTCATTGCCAAGCCCTCCACTGTGGTCTGCACCTTGCGGCGGTTGGGCCTCGGTACCTCTTTTGCTGTCTGCTACTCTGCTCTGTTGACCAAGACAAACCGCATTGCTCGGATCTTCAGTGGGGTGAAGGAGGGTGTGCAGCGCCCACGGTTTATAAGTCCCACATCACAAGTGGTTATCTGCCTGGCTCTTATTTCCTGCCAGTTAATCATTGTCATCATTTGGCTAATGGTGGAAACTCCAGGAACACGGAAGGAGACAGAATCTGACAAAAGGTACATTGTCATCCTCAGGTGCAACAACCGAGACTCAAGTATGCTAATTTCACTCACCTACAATGTCCTCTTGATCGTCTTGTGTACAGTCTATGCCTTCAAAACCAGGAAATGTCCTGAAAATTTTAATGAGGCTAAGTTCATTGGGTTCACCATGTATACCACATGTATCATCTGGTTGGCATTCTTGCCCATCTTCTACGTCACTTCCAGTGATTACCGG GTCCAGACTACCACTATGTGCATCTCAGTGAGTCTGAGCGGCACTGTGGTCCTTGGCTGCCTCTTTACTCCCAAGCTTCATATCATCCTCTTCCAGCCCCAGAAGAACGTAGTCAGTCATCGGGTCTCCACCAATCGTTTCAGTGTGACTGCTGCAAGCTCATCACATG GATCTTCTTCTCAGTATGTCCCAACAGTGTGCAATGGCCGTGAAGTGGTGGACTCCACAACATCCTCCCTGTGA